From the Acidilutibacter cellobiosedens genome, one window contains:
- a CDS encoding sensor histidine kinase, whose translation MKLVKKNHPIENKLRLRLYITLLVYTLVGYALVMITDYGFNQSSNPFFRWFHLRIDLVYFLYLIIGFCCIFYYYWKKPWGYLQEIINATQTVYQQNDSTIELSEPLKNIEKQMNQIKMSVLLSQQAVKETENKKNELVMYLAHDIRTPLTSIIGYLSLLDESPDIPVEQKAKYVGIALKKAQRLEKLINEFFEITRYNAQQIKITKENVDLYYMLVQLIDEFYPILSAKGNYATLHADENLTVYADSEKLARVFNNILKNAVVYSYPNTEIIISAKVNKNKIVITFENHGQTIPSDQLSAIFEKFNRLDEARKSDTGGAGLGLSIAEEIVHLHGGEISAHSENDTVTFTVSLPTMT comes from the coding sequence ATAAAATTGGTTAAGAAAAATCATCCGATAGAAAATAAATTACGGCTCCGGCTGTATATTACTCTGTTAGTCTATACTCTGGTTGGTTATGCCTTAGTCATGATAACCGACTATGGGTTTAATCAGTCTTCAAATCCGTTTTTTAGGTGGTTTCATTTGAGAATTGACTTGGTCTATTTTTTGTATCTGATTATTGGTTTTTGCTGCATCTTCTATTACTATTGGAAAAAGCCCTGGGGATATTTACAGGAAATTATAAATGCTACCCAAACTGTGTATCAGCAAAACGATAGTACCATAGAGCTATCCGAACCCCTTAAGAACATAGAAAAACAAATGAACCAAATTAAAATGTCTGTCCTGTTAAGTCAGCAGGCGGTAAAAGAAACAGAGAACAAAAAGAATGAATTAGTGATGTATCTGGCTCATGATATTAGGACACCGTTGACCTCCATTATCGGTTATTTAAGTTTACTTGATGAATCACCCGATATTCCGGTTGAACAAAAGGCAAAATATGTAGGTATTGCACTAAAAAAGGCACAACGGTTGGAAAAGCTCATCAATGAATTTTTTGAAATTACACGATACAATGCGCAACAAATCAAGATAACCAAAGAGAATGTAGACTTATACTATATGCTCGTACAGTTGATCGATGAATTTTATCCCATATTGTCTGCCAAGGGAAATTATGCTACTCTCCATGCAGATGAAAATTTGACAGTCTATGCAGACTCAGAAAAGTTAGCCAGAGTGTTCAACAACATTCTGAAAAACGCTGTTGTATATAGTTATCCTAATACGGAAATTATTATTTCCGCAAAAGTGAACAAAAATAAAATCGTTATTACATTTGAAAACCATGGACAGACGATCCCTTCTGATCAACTATCTGCTATTTTTGAGAAATTCAATCGTTTAGATGAAGCCCGCAAATCAGATACAGGGGGAGCGGGACTTGGCTTGTCTATTGCAGAAGAAATAGTCCATTTACACGGGGGAGAAATTTCCGCTCATAGTGAAAATGATACCGTCACGTTTACCGTGTCACTGCCAACTATGACTTAG
- the vanR gene encoding VanR-ABDEGLN family response regulator transcription factor, giving the protein MNDKILVVDDEYEIADLIEVYLKNENYVVYKFYSAKDALTCIETEELDLAILDIMMPNISGFSLCRKIREQYTFPVIMLTAKDEETDKITGLTLGADDYITKPFRPLELVARVKAQLRRYKKYNSFKEGTDISPILSYFGLEVNIKTYECLLNEEPISLTPTEFSILRILLERKGTVVSAEELFHEIWHDEYYSKSNNTITVHIRHLREKMGDTVDEPKYIKTIWGVGYKIG; this is encoded by the coding sequence ATGAACGATAAAATTCTTGTCGTTGATGACGAATATGAGATTGCGGACTTAATAGAAGTCTATTTGAAAAATGAAAATTATGTTGTTTACAAGTTCTATTCTGCTAAAGATGCTTTAACCTGCATTGAAACAGAAGAACTTGACCTTGCCATTCTGGATATTATGATGCCGAACATAAGTGGGTTTTCCCTTTGCCGGAAAATTCGCGAACAATATACTTTCCCGGTGATTATGTTGACTGCCAAAGATGAGGAAACAGATAAAATTACAGGCTTAACTTTAGGGGCTGACGATTATATTACAAAGCCCTTTCGCCCTCTTGAACTGGTTGCCAGAGTAAAGGCACAGTTGCGCCGGTACAAAAAATACAATTCCTTCAAAGAGGGAACTGATATAAGTCCGATTCTTTCCTATTTTGGCTTGGAAGTAAATATAAAGACCTATGAATGCCTGCTAAATGAAGAGCCTATTTCGTTGACCCCTACGGAATTTTCCATACTTCGTATTTTGCTTGAACGCAAAGGAACCGTAGTAAGCGCCGAAGAATTATTTCATGAGATATGGCATGATGAATATTACAGCAAAAGCAATAACACAATCACTGTTCATATCCGGCATTTGCGTGAAAAAATGGGGGATACCGTAGACGAACCCAAATATATTAAAACGATATGGGGAGTGGGGTATAAAATTGGTTAA
- a CDS encoding PTS sugar transporter subunit IIA, which translates to MKSLFGSTLFKRNYYLKDEHLMIKNLTNEVIALKYANPEFYEEVEQREKMSPTSFNNLVAVPHSLKHNAYKSFISMVINEKPMKWGNQYVNIIVLIGISETDRSTFRDVFDILIEVLSEPKNVQKLINCNDYDEFLATITNMIEI; encoded by the coding sequence TTGAAATCTTTATTCGGCAGTACTTTATTTAAAAGAAATTATTATTTAAAGGATGAACATTTAATGATTAAAAATTTGACAAATGAAGTCATTGCCTTGAAATATGCAAATCCTGAGTTCTATGAAGAGGTAGAGCAAAGAGAAAAAATGTCACCTACATCCTTTAATAATTTAGTAGCTGTGCCGCACTCTTTAAAGCATAATGCTTATAAATCCTTTATATCCATGGTAATCAACGAAAAACCCATGAAGTGGGGAAATCAATATGTTAATATCATTGTACTTATAGGAATAAGTGAGACCGATCGTTCCACCTTTAGAGATGTCTTTGATATTTTAATTGAAGTATTATCAGAACCTAAAAATGTACAGAAATTAATAAATTGCAATGATTATGATGAATTCTTAGCTACAATTACAAATATGATAGAAATATAG
- a CDS encoding BglG family transcription antiterminator encodes MEENKKRLLAHLLKTNDWVTSDELSILLSVSTRTVRNYIKQLNTTYKGYELIFSSSRGYKINKKNYYLILNNNDKYNTVETPQQRINFIRNKLITHPKGYNLFVLSSDLFVSEETILADINSLQAFFKNFSIVIKKNNSMDFYLSGLERDKRKMIRYIVNNESSENFTPTKALAMFSMELNSTEYNNIRNSIHKILNKNNLFVNDYALNNITLHLIVMVQRIRQGLNIAEDIQMEKIQNTKEAKVADEIKKYLNNSYGITMNESEFYYLTLTISSYTSEINYSLVNSHNIQDFIEGKYIDIAKQAIEKVKEVFSFDIFDDEFLPKFTIHIRNLMIRTYNGMYTKNPLTAKIKEAYPLIYEIAVFIALELQRYEDVYISEDEIAFIAIHIGAEIEKNNSFNKKVTAVFVYLDYYDTHLKAYNKIRKIFENSLEIINMVSINNFCLKEIKTDMIISCVPIISDDDNVIVVSPFISDEDVSNINSKLTMIKRAKKQKKLRGI; translated from the coding sequence ATGGAGGAAAATAAAAAAAGGTTATTAGCACATCTTCTTAAAACAAATGATTGGGTTACTTCTGACGAACTATCCATATTACTGTCTGTTTCTACAAGAACTGTAAGGAATTATATCAAACAACTAAATACAACTTACAAAGGGTACGAGCTAATATTCTCTTCCTCCAGAGGATATAAAATTAACAAAAAAAATTACTATTTAATATTAAATAACAATGATAAATACAACACTGTAGAAACGCCTCAGCAAAGGATAAATTTTATTAGAAATAAATTAATAACCCATCCTAAAGGTTATAACTTGTTTGTACTTAGTTCAGATCTTTTTGTCAGCGAAGAAACTATTTTAGCTGATATAAATAGTTTGCAGGCATTTTTTAAAAATTTTAGTATAGTAATTAAAAAAAATAATTCAATGGATTTTTATCTGTCTGGACTTGAAAGAGATAAAAGAAAGATGATAAGATACATTGTAAACAATGAAAGTTCGGAAAATTTCACTCCGACGAAAGCTCTTGCTATGTTTTCTATGGAATTAAACAGTACTGAATACAATAATATAAGAAACTCAATTCACAAGATTCTAAACAAAAATAATCTATTTGTCAACGATTATGCCTTAAACAATATAACACTCCATTTGATAGTTATGGTTCAAAGAATCAGGCAAGGATTAAATATTGCTGAAGATATTCAAATGGAAAAAATTCAAAACACTAAGGAAGCTAAAGTTGCAGATGAAATCAAAAAGTATTTAAATAATTCTTACGGTATTACAATGAATGAATCCGAATTTTATTATTTAACACTAACCATTTCAAGCTACACTTCGGAAATAAATTATTCTTTAGTGAATTCACACAATATACAGGATTTCATTGAAGGTAAATATATAGATATAGCAAAGCAAGCTATTGAAAAAGTAAAAGAGGTCTTTTCATTTGATATTTTTGACGATGAATTTCTGCCTAAATTTACAATACATATCCGTAATTTGATGATACGAACATATAACGGTATGTATACAAAAAATCCTTTAACTGCAAAGATTAAAGAGGCATACCCTTTAATATACGAAATTGCAGTCTTTATTGCATTGGAATTACAGCGATATGAAGATGTTTATATATCTGAAGATGAAATAGCCTTTATTGCAATACACATTGGTGCTGAAATAGAGAAAAATAACAGCTTTAATAAAAAAGTTACGGCTGTATTTGTATACTTAGATTATTATGATACTCATCTAAAGGCTTATAATAAAATTAGAAAAATCTTTGAAAATAGTTTAGAAATAATCAATATGGTTTCTATAAACAATTTCTGTTTAAAAGAAATTAAAACCGATATGATAATTTCATGTGTACCAATAATATCCGATGATGATAATGTAATAGTAGTTTCACCATTTATAAGTGATGAAGATGTAAGTAATATAAATTCTAAACTAACTATGATAAAAAGAGCAAAGAAGCAAAAAAAATTGAGGGGTATTTGA
- a CDS encoding PTS sugar transporter subunit IIB: protein MKKIRVLLVCGSGASSGFMAVNIRKAAKVRGIDIQVNARSDSEIGNYIDDCDLIFVGPHLECMIDEIKEYEEEFPVKVALMKPEYYSTLDGDKALDHILSLFNKN, encoded by the coding sequence ATGAAAAAAATAAGAGTTTTGTTGGTATGCGGTTCTGGAGCCAGTTCCGGATTTATGGCAGTAAATATCAGAAAAGCGGCAAAAGTCAGAGGAATTGATATTCAAGTTAATGCAAGAAGTGATTCCGAAATAGGAAATTATATTGACGATTGTGATTTGATCTTTGTCGGTCCTCATTTAGAGTGCATGATTGATGAAATCAAAGAATATGAAGAAGAATTCCCTGTTAAAGTTGCTTTAATGAAACCGGAGTACTATTCGACTTTAGACGGAGATAAGGCACTGGATCATATTTTATCGTTATTTAATAAAAATTAA
- a CDS encoding PTS sugar transporter subunit IIC codes for MNKLINWLENSFAPKLNKISHFSWVTILKDSIMQILPFILLGSVFCVLAILNDYFPNLPSFWTPFGWTMGKLSLFVAFLVPFNYCEKKKLRKQRLIAGLTGLIFFLICTTPVIVKEGTVGFDSSALGAGGMFVAIVTGIITSLIFGAFGKFSFFKEDSPIPEFVRVWFDQMLPIFIVVCLGWLVVQVKNINLYNLISNLFMPLQNVLNTWYGFMFINFFECFIYSMGISGWTLTPVTQPVKMASIAANLAMVAAGTATVANMNLYTEGTIYVTYMWVGGVACTLPLVIMLMRSKVKKLKALGRVCIGSSIFNINEPVVFGCIAWNPLLMLPMWLQGIVISLLTWFFCKVIAFAPIPRIQFELWYMPYPIGTWISTRSIKAILFLILSVFVSALIWYPFFKVYEKQEYKNEQASIQE; via the coding sequence ATGAATAAGTTAATAAATTGGTTAGAAAATTCATTTGCACCGAAGTTGAATAAAATAAGCCATTTTAGTTGGGTTACAATATTAAAAGATTCAATTATGCAGATATTGCCTTTTATTTTGCTTGGTTCGGTATTTTGCGTATTGGCAATCCTTAATGATTATTTTCCGAATCTTCCCAGCTTTTGGACGCCTTTCGGATGGACTATGGGAAAATTATCTTTGTTTGTAGCATTTCTTGTACCGTTCAATTATTGCGAGAAAAAGAAATTACGTAAGCAGAGATTAATCGCTGGTTTGACCGGATTAATATTTTTCTTGATCTGTACTACGCCGGTTATTGTTAAAGAAGGGACTGTAGGTTTTGATTCATCTGCCCTTGGCGCCGGAGGCATGTTTGTCGCAATTGTTACCGGTATTATTACATCATTAATATTTGGTGCATTTGGCAAGTTTTCGTTTTTTAAAGAAGATTCGCCAATACCAGAATTTGTAAGAGTATGGTTTGATCAAATGCTTCCGATTTTTATAGTCGTATGTTTGGGGTGGCTTGTTGTACAAGTTAAAAATATTAATTTATACAATTTGATTTCTAATCTGTTTATGCCGTTGCAAAATGTTTTGAATACTTGGTACGGTTTTATGTTCATAAATTTCTTTGAGTGTTTTATTTATTCCATGGGAATTTCAGGCTGGACACTTACTCCTGTGACTCAACCGGTTAAAATGGCAAGTATTGCGGCAAATCTTGCAATGGTAGCTGCCGGGACAGCTACAGTAGCTAATATGAATTTGTATACGGAAGGAACTATTTATGTTACTTATATGTGGGTAGGCGGAGTTGCGTGTACCTTACCTCTTGTAATCATGTTAATGCGTTCAAAAGTAAAAAAATTAAAAGCATTAGGGAGAGTATGTATCGGATCAAGTATTTTTAATATCAACGAACCCGTAGTATTCGGATGTATTGCATGGAATCCATTATTAATGTTACCTATGTGGTTGCAGGGAATAGTTATATCTCTTCTCACATGGTTCTTTTGTAAGGTTATTGCTTTTGCTCCAATACCAAGGATTCAATTTGAACTATGGTATATGCCGTATCCAATTGGAACCTGGATTTCGACAAGGTCAATTAAAGCAATTTTATTTTTAATTTTGTCTGTTTTTGTGTCAGCGTTAATTTGGTATCCTTTCTTTAAAGTATATGAAAAACAAGAATATAAAAACGAACAAGCAAGTATACAAGAATAA
- a CDS encoding PTS lactose/cellobiose transporter subunit IIA, which yields MNEEMVQNAMQIILHAGDARTRVEKALIAVSIFDFETAEKEMELAQVKITEAHKVQTDAIQDEIRGTASESSLLFTHAQDTLMTIYSEINIAKQLINIAKSLDQRLKVLEK from the coding sequence ATGAATGAAGAAATGGTTCAGAATGCAATGCAGATTATTCTTCATGCCGGAGATGCAAGGACAAGAGTAGAAAAAGCGCTTATTGCGGTTTCTATATTTGATTTTGAAACTGCGGAAAAAGAAATGGAACTTGCTCAAGTGAAGATTACCGAAGCGCACAAAGTTCAAACCGATGCAATTCAAGATGAAATTCGTGGAACGGCATCTGAAAGTTCATTATTGTTCACACATGCACAGGATACCTTGATGACAATTTACAGTGAGATCAATATTGCTAAACAACTTATTAACATTGCTAAAAGTTTAGATCAACGATTAAAAGTTTTAGAAAAATAA
- a CDS encoding glycoside hydrolase family 1 protein gives MKKIPEGFPKEFLWGGAFAANQMEGAYLEDRKGLCVSDINEFRDDISIEKKYNKEMTRKYVLEALKSKNRIFPKRTGIDFYHTYKEDLKLLGKDGLGLKSYRTSINWARIFPNGDDKEPNEKGLKFYDNLIDEIIKNGMIPMITMSHYEMPLNLTLKYKGWYSKEVIDFFSKYGKVLLDRYHDRVKHWIIVNQINLIKHESFNHLGVAEDAVENVIEAKYQAVFNEMISCAHITKYSHDNYPDVKIGMMFSGGPAYPASGKPEDVFAAMKHNQMEYLYGDVLLKGFVPGYAYHYFSDNNINIVITKEDEEILRNHCDFLSFSYYYTMLCSKESYENGNEVFRNPDLPANPWGWSIDPLGLRILLNEFYDRYQCPIYITENGIGLYDKLENEEVRDTYRPDYYRKHIEQMKEAIKDGVDLRGYYAWAPLDIVSCSSSEMSKRYGFIYVDLDDYGNGSGRRIKKNSFDWYKKVIETNGEVL, from the coding sequence ATGAAAAAAATACCGGAAGGTTTTCCAAAGGAATTCTTGTGGGGAGGCGCATTTGCCGCCAATCAAATGGAGGGTGCTTACCTTGAAGATAGGAAGGGATTATGTGTATCGGATATCAATGAATTCAGGGATGATATATCAATTGAGAAGAAATACAATAAAGAAATGACAAGAAAATATGTTTTAGAAGCATTAAAAAGCAAAAATAGAATATTTCCTAAACGTACTGGCATTGATTTTTATCATACCTATAAAGAGGATCTGAAATTACTGGGGAAGGACGGATTGGGCTTAAAATCCTATAGAACATCTATCAATTGGGCTAGAATTTTTCCTAATGGAGATGACAAGGAGCCGAATGAAAAAGGACTGAAGTTCTATGACAATTTAATCGATGAAATTATTAAAAACGGAATGATTCCCATGATTACCATGTCCCACTACGAAATGCCGTTAAACTTAACTTTAAAATATAAAGGTTGGTATTCAAAAGAAGTGATTGATTTTTTTTCAAAATATGGGAAGGTCCTTTTAGACAGGTATCATGACCGGGTAAAACATTGGATAATTGTGAATCAGATTAATCTGATTAAGCATGAGTCATTTAATCATCTCGGCGTTGCCGAAGATGCAGTTGAAAATGTTATTGAAGCAAAATATCAAGCAGTGTTTAATGAAATGATTTCCTGTGCTCACATTACAAAGTACTCCCATGATAATTATCCTGATGTGAAGATCGGGATGATGTTTTCCGGAGGTCCGGCCTATCCGGCGTCAGGTAAACCTGAAGATGTTTTTGCTGCGATGAAGCATAATCAGATGGAGTATTTGTATGGAGACGTTTTATTGAAAGGGTTTGTTCCGGGATATGCCTATCATTATTTTAGCGACAATAATATAAATATTGTCATCACAAAAGAGGATGAAGAGATTCTTAGAAATCATTGCGATTTCCTCTCTTTCTCATATTATTATACGATGTTATGCAGCAAAGAAAGTTATGAAAATGGAAATGAAGTTTTTAGAAATCCGGATTTACCTGCCAACCCATGGGGGTGGTCAATTGATCCTTTGGGATTAAGAATTTTATTAAATGAATTCTATGATAGGTACCAATGCCCCATTTATATTACCGAAAATGGGATAGGGCTATATGACAAACTTGAAAACGAAGAAGTGCGAGACACCTACCGCCCTGATTATTATCGAAAACATATAGAACAAATGAAGGAAGCAATAAAAGATGGAGTAGATTTGAGAGGCTATTATGCATGGGCACCCCTTGATATCGTGAGTTGTTCTTCAAGCGAGATGAGTAAACGATACGGGTTTATTTATGTCGACTTAGATGATTATGGAAATGGCTCAGGGAGACGTATAAAGAAAAACAGTTTTGACTGGTACAAAAAAGTAATTGAAACAAATGGAGAAGTTTTATAA
- a CDS encoding ribokinase, translating to MNNIVILGSLNMDLVIDIEHLPKIGETICGQNISYFLGGKGANQGVCASRVIDGVSLIGCVGNDFFGTVLLKQLKKERLDISGVNIMEGISTGVASIFKTRYDNAIVTVAGANSYCDVQKIKEQTNLIRDSKVLLLQLEIPIDTVVYAIKEAKSSNTKVILNPAPYRNLPNELIDSVDYITPNETEFEYMYGSEFNDDKSLEKAMVCWQMSHPNTRLIVTRGRIGASYVKEEIVATSESLKVNVNDTTGAGDTFNGLFACCIASQKELDYAVKFATTGASLSVQYIGAQTGMPTLNEINKYMVQNG from the coding sequence ATGAATAATATTGTTATTTTAGGAAGCCTAAATATGGATTTAGTAATTGATATCGAACATTTACCTAAAATCGGAGAGACGATTTGTGGGCAAAATATTTCTTATTTTTTAGGAGGAAAGGGAGCCAATCAAGGGGTATGTGCATCCAGAGTGATAGATGGAGTATCATTAATCGGATGTGTAGGAAATGATTTTTTTGGCACTGTATTGTTAAAACAGCTAAAAAAAGAAAGATTAGATATCTCCGGAGTTAATATTATGGAAGGAATTTCAACCGGTGTTGCTTCAATTTTTAAAACCAGATATGATAACGCAATTGTTACTGTTGCCGGAGCCAATAGCTATTGCGATGTTCAAAAAATTAAAGAACAGACAAATCTTATACGAGATTCAAAAGTGCTATTATTGCAGCTGGAAATTCCAATAGATACTGTTGTTTACGCTATAAAAGAAGCAAAAAGCAGTAATACTAAAGTAATTTTGAATCCGGCTCCTTATCGTAATTTACCTAATGAGCTGATAGATTCAGTTGATTATATCACTCCTAATGAAACGGAATTTGAATATATGTATGGTTCAGAATTTAATGATGATAAATCCCTGGAGAAAGCAATGGTCTGTTGGCAGATGAGCCATCCTAATACCAGGTTGATTGTTACAAGAGGTAGAATCGGAGCTTCCTATGTTAAGGAAGAAATTGTAGCAACATCGGAATCTTTAAAGGTGAATGTTAATGATACCACAGGGGCCGGAGATACATTTAACGGATTATTTGCCTGCTGTATTGCATCGCAGAAGGAATTGGACTATGCAGTTAAATTTGCAACAACAGGTGCATCATTATCTGTTCAATATATTGGAGCCCAAACAGGAATGCCAACTCTAAATGAAATTAATAAATATATGGTTCAAAATGGGTAG
- a CDS encoding LacI family DNA-binding transcriptional regulator yields MSQKVTLKSIAKKANVSISAVSLVLNNKPCRISKEKREEIIKIAKKSNYRPNLIARSLVTNISKILGLIVPDLENLFFSSLTKGIESNCKKDGYSLMIINTNDSYHEDCKAISLLSSRKVDGLFIVLGQESYRHKKKIKELLANLNIPFVLVDRNLDNFECNQVFYDNELGAYKAVSYLIQNGHSKIGCIKGPDKVNNSILRFKGYCHALKENNIKINKKYIVDGDFRYLGGFNATKALMNEDITAIFVSNDMMALGCMNYLIQHKISIPKEISIISYDNVLYRYLLGNEITSVAQDIPVLAKKAYDLLKENLNNVTKNQIISLSPVLIEKNSVQKLR; encoded by the coding sequence ATGTCACAAAAAGTCACCCTAAAAAGTATAGCTAAAAAGGCCAACGTTTCCATTAGTGCAGTTTCCTTAGTGTTAAATAATAAACCTTGCCGAATATCAAAAGAAAAAAGAGAAGAAATAATTAAAATAGCAAAGAAAAGTAATTACAGACCTAATTTAATTGCAAGAAGCCTTGTTACTAATATATCAAAAATTTTAGGATTAATTGTTCCCGACTTAGAAAATCTATTTTTTTCGTCTCTTACTAAAGGCATTGAAAGCAATTGTAAAAAGGATGGCTACTCTTTGATGATTATAAATACAAATGATAGTTATCATGAAGATTGTAAGGCGATATCTTTGCTTAGTTCAAGAAAGGTAGATGGCCTTTTTATAGTATTAGGTCAAGAAAGTTATAGGCATAAAAAAAAGATAAAAGAATTATTAGCAAATTTAAATATTCCTTTTGTATTAGTAGATAGAAATTTAGATAATTTTGAATGTAATCAAGTTTTTTATGATAATGAATTGGGTGCTTATAAGGCTGTTTCCTATTTAATACAAAATGGTCATTCTAAAATAGGCTGCATAAAAGGACCGGATAAAGTAAATAATTCTATTTTAAGATTTAAAGGATACTGTCATGCCCTAAAAGAAAACAACATAAAAATAAATAAAAAATACATTGTTGATGGTGATTTCAGATATTTAGGAGGATTCAATGCAACTAAAGCGCTCATGAATGAAGACATTACAGCTATCTTTGTAAGCAATGATATGATGGCACTTGGCTGTATGAATTATCTAATTCAGCATAAAATCAGTATTCCGAAGGAAATTTCAATCATTAGCTATGATAATGTATTATATCGTTATTTATTAGGAAATGAAATTACTTCAGTTGCCCAAGATATCCCTGTTTTAGCTAAGAAAGCTTATGATTTATTAAAAGAAAATTTGAATAACGTTACAAAAAATCAAATAATAAGTTTATCTCCTGTTTTAATTGAAAAAAACAGTGTACAAAAATTAAGATAA
- a CDS encoding carbon-nitrogen hydrolase family protein: MRKFIIAALQLNSNDNKKQNLRNVITLIEEAAERKAKIVAMPENMNYVGVEKESETIPGYTTNLLAEQAVKYNIYIHCGSISEDSKTGRPYNTTVFINPKGEIICKYRKLHMFDVDIKEGPSFRESDNKTPGSEIVTIETEYGNLGFSICYDIRFPEMYRIMALNGAQIIFAPACFLMNTGKDHWEPLLRARAIENTCYIVAPAQIGIKPSYQAYGKTLIVDPWGNVIAKAMDKPCVVTSEIDLDYLENIRKQVPSLKNRRSDIYDLKKVIKNN, translated from the coding sequence ATGAGAAAATTCATCATTGCCGCACTTCAATTGAATTCGAATGATAATAAGAAACAGAATTTGAGAAACGTAATAACATTAATTGAAGAAGCGGCAGAAAGAAAAGCCAAAATAGTAGCAATGCCTGAAAATATGAATTATGTCGGAGTCGAAAAAGAATCGGAAACGATTCCGGGATATACAACAAATTTGTTGGCTGAACAAGCAGTTAAGTACAATATATATATCCACTGCGGCAGTATTAGTGAAGATAGTAAAACGGGCAGACCTTACAATACAACGGTATTTATTAATCCGAAAGGTGAAATAATTTGCAAGTACAGAAAACTACACATGTTTGATGTTGACATAAAAGAAGGACCTTCTTTCAGAGAATCCGATAACAAAACACCTGGGAGTGAAATAGTAACCATTGAAACGGAATACGGCAATTTAGGATTTTCAATATGCTATGATATAAGGTTTCCTGAAATGTACAGAATCATGGCATTAAACGGAGCACAAATAATCTTTGCACCGGCCTGCTTTTTAATGAATACCGGAAAGGATCATTGGGAACCTCTATTAAGAGCAAGAGCAATAGAAAACACATGTTATATAGTAGCACCTGCTCAAATAGGAATTAAACCGTCATATCAAGCATACGGAAAAACGTTAATCGTAGACCCGTGGGGAAACGTGATTGCAAAAGCTATGGATAAGCCATGTGTTGTAACGTCAGAAATAGATCTTGATTACCTTGAAAACATAAGAAAGCAGGTTCCAAGTTTAAAAAACAGGCGTTCTGATATTTATGACTTAAAAAAAGTAATTAAAAATAATTAA